aatatattttgaaaaatttaatttttatatttgtatttttattgtaatcatatttgtgtttaatattaatttaatttaatataatattttgtaactatattaataaacatatattgaattatatattttgatgaaatacACTTATGTCATATGtatttcagaaattattttttacatttattccTAAAGGTTGcgacaaattatatttttttaatacttaaCATAATTAGTCAAGACTATCTGTATCCAAAAAACTTGTTTCAGAATCGACCCGAAAATCAAAATCTCATACTCTATTAGACATGGCTTATATTCGAGCGGTTCTTAGGAGgtgttattagtttatatattttgattgatttaaaaatccatgtagtatttataaatccaagtaaaatatgcagatttttaaattttccggattagtatttacaaatccggaggttttccttcggatttgagtctttgtattttaacaaaaaaaccttaaaaaatccattcaaatccattataaaatcaaatttaatagtaaattcgtacgattgaataacacttgatttgatatagaatttataaatcattaaaccaataacacatgatttcaatacaaatttgaaatcatagaaccaataacactagatttaattcggattttcaaatccattaaaatacaacaaccaataaccctcACTTAAAGTGTTATATCCgaaaaccaatatcaaactcAACCCGCACCAAAAACCGAACAATTTtttgaaacatattttaaaatataaatttaatatattctgctatatatatataatggaatTTAATATTTCAAGTTGTAATTCTTGATCTTTAGTGAGGACTTAGATATTCTTTTCATTTGACTCTGAACTACATGATGAACTATTTAGTTCATCAACCAAATAGGTTAATATGGTCTTCAGTGACTTtaagtaaaatcacatttaataaatattttttaatcgaaTAAACTATTTAAAACCCGTTAACCTAAATGAGTttgtatgaatatttatttctattaaaagCCCACTTTGCTTTGTTAAACcttattttaacatcaagtgctTTGTTAATTGATAAATATAATGTCTAtgtaaaatattcaaatttgaataaattaatatatagttgaataaattctaattttttaagcTGAGATGTAAGTTATGTTGTTGTAGTGTGCtaatgatttttgaaaaaatatatcaaagtttattataattaaatattattatgtaatagtcggtgaaaataatatatattttctttcataATATTAGGGGTGAAAATAAAAAGTGAAATTACTAtaagtgttttattttgtatttattaacaaatataaagtgtgtataatataataattaaattttatacttaGAGTGCAGTGGGTACCGCcggttacaaaaaatataattgatatttTGACTATTAataggaaaagaaaaaataaaatgggTCCTGCCAGTTACAAATAAAATGCAATTCGTCTGCTTCCTGTAGAAAAATTATGGaacttataattaattttagattcagttatataaaattaattagttggacataacattttatcaACCGGTTAGGTtgttgttttaatagaatagatgtttttttattattcataaacaattattaaaagatttttaaaaaaattcgaagACTCattgggggtgattggttggactGTAACCATAGAAAATTTACTTTAGAATTTTTTCTGTAggagttttttatttagatttaaggaatgtatctttaaaattttctacGGCTAAAAATGTagctttagaaaataagatttttacaaccattttttgtgttgtagctttaaaaaccAAGATAAAACTTGATTGGTAGCATTTAAGgctatagatgaaaattaaagtTAAAGTCACTTCCTACTACGGCCCAACCAATCACCTCATTTGTTCAATGGTTTTATATAGAGTTTTTGGTAGagaatttacatttaaaatatataaaaattgcaaataattatatatattttatttaccagtataaaatttgatattatatacaaaaattaaaaaaaaaaaagtttatcgttaaatattttttaaccttaaaatatattcaacattgaaaatataaaagttcTCTAGGATACTCCTTTTTAATTTATcttcacaaaaatagttttcgatgaaaaatgaccaaaataaattttattaaatggtaaaaatgtaatctaaacttagggttttgggaataaggtttcaaatttttaaaaataaaataaaaataaaaaattttaaaataaaagacaattctctcaaataacatttttaagtctttgtcacaaaaatagatatcgaggaaaaaaataaccaaaatacaaaatacattaaaaataaacaaaataaccaaaaaaataattaaaaattattcattattttcaataacaaaatacaaaatttatataataaatataaatatatttatattactgagaaataaaaaatgatacatcatatactatttttatgataatgtgttatacataaattatttattactttACCAATCAATTtgttaaatacattaataaaaatatacagtTTCTACTGCGTATCTCAACTGCTTTATATTAAGGccatgttcgtttacgtgtcgcgcgacctgcgacctgcgacctTCGACATGCGACTTGCGACTGATCGCAGgtcgcaggttgttgttcgttttgcttTCGCGCAACATGCGACCTGCGATTGGTCGCATGCCGCAAGTCGCAGGTTGTTATTCGTTTTGAAATCGCGCGACTGATCGTACGACCAGTCGCGGGTTCCCAATCAAGTCGCCGGAAAAAACAGCGACTAAAAATTAAGGAAATTTTGATCGCGCGACTGGTCGCAGGTCGCAgatcgcaggtcgcgcgacatGTAAACGAACATAGTTTTAGCCGCAGGTCGTAGGTTTAGTCGCAGGCCGCAAGTtgcaggtcgcgcgacacgtaaacgaatgTAATCTTAGTCGCAAGTCGCAGGTCGCGAGTTCGCGAGACGTAAATGAACATGGCTAACTCTACCAATCAAATACCTAAGTAAGTCCAGAAAACATATAAGTGGGCTTTAAATAAAGATCAAGCCCAAATCAATTCCGAAAATAAGAGACGAAACTAAACTTGACTTGTGTAGCTGACTTCTTCAGACAAAACACAGAACCTGCAAATGCAAGGAACAGAGACATACAATATCTGGGATTCAGTTTGTAATCACTAGATGAACCAGACACTATGGACGTTCAAATCTTTTCGAGACCTTCTTCTGAAATGCGTTGCGGAGAGAGATCTCTTCACAGGGAAAACCCTACACGCGCGTTACGTGAAATCCCTCGTAGCTTCTTCCACTTACCTCTCAAACCACTTCGTAAACCTCTACTCCAAATGTGGACGCCTCACCTCCGCACGTGCAGCTTTCGACTGCACGGAACAACCCAATGTCTTCTCTTACAACGTAATCGTCAAAGCTTACGCGAAAGACTCGAAAATCCACATTGCACGACAGTTGTTCGACGAAATTCCTCAACCAGATACAGTCTCTTACAACACCCTAATCTCTGGGTACGCTGATGCTAGAGAAACTCTCCCGGCTATGATCTTGTTCAAGAGGATGAGAGAGCTGGGTTTTGAGGTTGATGGTTTTACCTTATCAGGGTTGATAGCAGCTTGTTGTGACCGCGTTGAGTTGATAATGCAGCTTCATTGTTTCGCTGTGTCGGGAGGGTTTGATTCTTACTCTTCTGTGAACAATGCTTTCGTCTCGTATTACAGTAAAGGAGGGCTTTTGAGAGAGGCGGTGTCGGTGTTTTATGGGATGGGTGAGTTAAGAGATGAAGTTTCATGGAACTCGATGATTGTGGCTTACGGGCAGCACAAGGAAGGAGCAAAGGCCTTAGCTTTGTATAGAGACATGATCTTGAAAGGGTTCAAGATCGATATGTACACATTAGCAAGTGTTTTAAATGCTCTCACGAGCTTGAATGATCTGATCGGTGGACGTCAGTTCCATGGTAAGCTAATCAAGGCTGGATTTCACCAAAACTCACACGTGGGGAGCGGTTTGATCGATTTCTACTCGAAATGTGGAGGTCGTAACGGTATGTCTGATGCAGAGAAGGTGTTCCAAGAGATTCTATCGCCGGATTTAGTTATCTGGAACACGATGATCTCAGGGTATTCAATGAACGAGGAACTCGCTGAAGAAGCTGTGAGGAGTTTCAGACAGATGCAACGTATAGGACATAGACCTGACGACTGCAGTTTTGTCTGTGTCACAAGCGCTTGCTCGAATCTCTGCTCCACTTCTCAAGGTAAACAGATACATGGCTTGGCGGTCAAGTCACACATTCCTTCGAATCGAATCTCTGTGAACAACTCGTTGATCTCCATGTATTACGAGAACGGGAACCTTCAAGACGCGAGGCGAGTGTTTGATCGTATGCCTGAGCTTAATGCTGTAACGTACAACTGTATGATCAAAGGCTATGCACAGCACGGGCGTGTAACAGAGGCTTTGCTCTTGTACCAACGGATGCTGGACTCGGGTATTGCGCCTAACAATATAACCTTTGTAGCCGTTCTTTCTACTTGCGTACACTCTGGTAAAGTCGCTGAGGGTCAGAGCTACTTCAACACCATGAAGGAGAGGTTTAAGATCGAGCCAGAGGCTGAGCACTATTCTTGCATGATTGATCTTTTGGGAAGAGCAGGGAAGCTAGAAGAGGCCGAGAGAGTCATAGACTCGATGCCGTTTAAGGCAGGCCCTGTTGCTTGGGCCGCGTTGCTCAACGCTTgtagaaaacacaaaaacatagcGCTTGCCGAGAGAGCAGCTAATGAGCTTATGGCGATGAAACCTAACGCCGACACGCCGTATGTGATGCTAGCAAACATGTATACGGATGCAGGAAGATGGGAAGAGATGGCGGCGGTGAGGAAATTAATGAGGTCGAGAAGGATAAGGAAGAAGCCAGGATGTAGTTGGATagaagtgaagaagaaggagcatGTATTCGTGGCGGAAGATTGGTCTCACCCAATGATACGTGAAGTGTGTGAGTACCtagaggagatgatgaagaagatgaagaagcttgGGTATGTGATGGATAAGAAATGGGCAATGGTGAAGGTGGATGAGgcgggagaaggagaagaagagatgaggtTAGGACATCACAGCGAGAAGCTAGCCGTGGCGTTCGGGTTGATGTCGACGGGACATGGAGAGGAGATAGTTGTGAAGAAGAATCTGAGGATATGTGGGGATTGTCACAATGCGATCAAGTTTATGTCGGAGGTTGCGGGTAGAGAGATCATTGTGAGGGATAACCTTAGGTTCCATTGCTTTAAAGATGGCAAGTGTTCATGTGGGGATTATTGGTAATAATGATTGATTTAAactcaataaaatataaaaaaaactgtgTTGATGGATACaacatgacaaaaaaaaaaactgacttGTTACAAAATACAAGGAGAATATCGCTTACGctattttttgttgttcttgtttcGCGAGGGGCTCTACGTGTGAATATGCTTTAGTGTGGAACAGTAGGGGGATTGGTGGTGGCTTGTTAATGTAGTGGCTTAAGGTGGAAGACTTGGCAGGCTGGTTTGTATGATCCTTTGGATACAGCCTGTTCAAACTTCTTGCTTGGTGCTTCGTTTTCTTCTAAGGATGTCTGGACGAAGAAACGGTTCCACCACGATGCGCTACGCATTTTAGCCTGTAGTAGGAAAAATAGTGCCGGTATAAAGTTTGTATACTTGTTGAATGCAACTTTCAAAGTCAATGTGTTTGAACTATGCTAATAGTACTTATAAACAGACGAGGAAGGAGAACAGGGTAAAAGTAAACTTACGGGACGACCGAATTTAGATAGTTCGGCAACTTTAGCTCTCTGCTGACCGGGGAGACCTAGAAACAGTGCAAGTTCAAAAGAGTTAGAAACCAAAACTCAGAATGAAAACATTAGTTATTCTCAATCAAGTTTTAAGGCTAGAATACCTGCAAATAGAACTACACCATCTGAAGCAACCCTTGCGAGTTCAGGAACGGTCTTGTTAAGGTACTTGGGAGAGAGATAATCCAGAGCATCTGAGACGATAACAAGAGAGAAGGATTTTGGGCGGTAAGGCAGAGGGAACTTGATATCAGCGACACGTACAAGGCCTTTGCTGACAAGACTCTTGCAGTGAGAATCAGCATCCTCGATGTCATAGGGTTCGACACCCCATGCTTCAGTCTCATCTTCTTTCAAGAGAGTGGAAACCACAGAGCACGTCTCAGGGCCTACGTGCAAGACCTTGCGCATCCCATCTCCATAAGCCTTCTTCAGAACAGAAACGGCTCTTTGGACTTCTGCTGTGCAAGAATAGTCACCTGAGAATTTTATAACAAAACAGAGTGCACAGGTTTAGAAAGCTGATAAGATCGCTAAGGCATTTAGAACATCTCGAAGcaaatgtaataaaaatgaGAACAAGGGTTACCTGTAACCTTGCTGACTTCTTTGATACTTTTAAAGATTCctgtatttaaataaaaaatgagaaaaatcaAGCTGTAcgaaatgcaaaaaaaaaaaaaagacttatcTATACACTAAGATGATCATACACATACCTGGACCACTGTAAGCATAACCTATGAGTAGGCAAGCCCCCTTGAAATCGACAAATGATGAACAAGAATTGATATTTAGATTTAGGAAAATGTATACAATTCCATTTAAGAACTTGAATGAAGCATTAAGAGAAAAGTATACCACAAGAACAAGGCAAATAGATAGTAGCGGAGAAGATCTAGACTTGGAGTGCAAAGCTCCGGCAAAAGGGAAGCTTCCACCATCCCCTACACGCCGTGTTGAACCTACTTGCCTTCTCGCCATTACTAGCTAGCAAGCTCAAGCTATTCAATCTACAAAAGCACAcagaaaatctataaataaaagtctCAATCTCCAACATTGAATAGCATAAGCAACCCACACACAGAAATCGAATAGTCAATCTAAGCTAATTCGAGATCCGATACAAGTTTCAACCCAGGAACAGATCCATCAAACAACACATAACCTTGGAATCCATCAGATTCCACCACAAAATTAGCTGCGTTCATTCtccatttttagaaacaacgaATTTGAatagaaacaaatcaaattaccGATAGATCCATCAAACAACTCGCACGAAACAAAGGAATTAACGCGAGACGAACGCAAACCAATAGGattaaaagagaagaagaatgagTAATGAATCTACCTCTTGGATCAATATGTTGGAGGACGAACAATGGTGTTTGGGATCTAAGATCTCAGATCCGAGAAAATGCGTCTTTAACACCTCACTGCAATTTaccaaaggagaagaagaaga
The window above is part of the Brassica napus cultivar Da-Ae chromosome C8, Da-Ae, whole genome shotgun sequence genome. Proteins encoded here:
- the LOC106446253 gene encoding pentatricopeptide repeat-containing protein At3g49710; the protein is MNQTLWTFKSFRDLLLKCVAERDLFTGKTLHARYVKSLVASSTYLSNHFVNLYSKCGRLTSARAAFDCTEQPNVFSYNVIVKAYAKDSKIHIARQLFDEIPQPDTVSYNTLISGYADARETLPAMILFKRMRELGFEVDGFTLSGLIAACCDRVELIMQLHCFAVSGGFDSYSSVNNAFVSYYSKGGLLREAVSVFYGMGELRDEVSWNSMIVAYGQHKEGAKALALYRDMILKGFKIDMYTLASVLNALTSLNDLIGGRQFHGKLIKAGFHQNSHVGSGLIDFYSKCGGRNGMSDAEKVFQEILSPDLVIWNTMISGYSMNEELAEEAVRSFRQMQRIGHRPDDCSFVCVTSACSNLCSTSQGKQIHGLAVKSHIPSNRISVNNSLISMYYENGNLQDARRVFDRMPELNAVTYNCMIKGYAQHGRVTEALLLYQRMLDSGIAPNNITFVAVLSTCVHSGKVAEGQSYFNTMKERFKIEPEAEHYSCMIDLLGRAGKLEEAERVIDSMPFKAGPVAWAALLNACRKHKNIALAERAANELMAMKPNADTPYVMLANMYTDAGRWEEMAAVRKLMRSRRIRKKPGCSWIEVKKKEHVFVAEDWSHPMIREVCEYLEEMMKKMKKLGYVMDKKWAMVKVDEAGEGEEEMRLGHHSEKLAVAFGLMSTGHGEEIVVKKNLRICGDCHNAIKFMSEVAGREIIVRDNLRFHCFKDGKCSCGDYW
- the LOC106446254 gene encoding probable pectin methylesterase CGR2, whose protein sequence is MARRQVGSTRRVGDGGSFPFAGALHSKSRSSPLLSICLVLVGACLLIGYAYSGPGIFKSIKEVSKVTGDYSCTAEVQRAVSVLKKAYGDGMRKVLHVGPETCSVVSTLLKEDETEAWGVEPYDIEDADSHCKSLVSKGLVRVADIKFPLPYRPKSFSLVIVSDALDYLSPKYLNKTVPELARVASDGVVLFAGLPGQQRAKVAELSKFGRPAKMRSASWWNRFFVQTSLEENEAPSKKFEQAVSKGSYKPACQVFHLKPLH